TGCGCGAACCCAAGCGTGTCCTGACCGTCTCGATCCCGACGCGCATGGACAACGGTACGCTCAAAGTGTTCGAGGGGTATCGCGTTCAGCATAATCTTTCGCGCGGGCCAGGCAAGGGCGGCATCCGATTCCATCCCGACGTGACCCTCGACGAGGTCAAAGCGCTCGCCATGTGGATGTCCTGGAAATGCGCGCTCGTCAACATCCCGTTCGGGGGCGCGAAAGGCGGCGTCATCTGCGATCCCAAGCACATGTCGATGCAAGAACTCGAGAACATCACGCGCCGCTATACGAGCGAGATCTCCATCATCATCGGGCCGGAGAAAGACATCCCCGCGCCCGACGTCTATACCACACCGCAGATCATGGCGTGGATCATGGACACCTACTCCATGCAAAAGGGCTACACCATTCCGGGCGTGGTCACGGGCAAGCCGCTGGCGATCGGCGGATCGCTTGGGCGCGACAAGGCGACCGCGCGCGGGTGTCTGCACGTCGTGAACGAGGCGCTCAAGGAGCTCGGGCGTACGCCTGCCGGCACGCGCGTGGCGATTCAAGGCTTCGGCAACGCCGGTCTGCACGCGGCGGAGCTGATGGCGGCCGACGGATACACGATTGTCGCCGTTTCGGATAGCCAGGGCGGCGTGGCCAATCCAAAAGGACTCGACGTCCCCAAACTCATCGCTTTCAAGGGCGAGACGGGCACGGTGGTCGGGTTCTCCGGCGGTCAGAGTTGTTCCAACAAGGAAGTGCTGGAATACGATTGCGACGTGCTGGTTCCGGCAGCGCTCGAAAAAGTCATCACCGCGGAGAACGCGCCGCGCATCAAGGCGAAGATCATCGCCGAAGCGGCTAACGGTCCGACATTGCCCGAGGCCG
This genomic stretch from Candidatus Tumulicola sp. harbors:
- a CDS encoding Glu/Leu/Phe/Val dehydrogenase is translated as MASTLDRSAAQSASNVWQMAQRQLDEVATFIGLDDSVHAYLREPKRVLTVSIPTRMDNGTLKVFEGYRVQHNLSRGPGKGGIRFHPDVTLDEVKALAMWMSWKCALVNIPFGGAKGGVICDPKHMSMQELENITRRYTSEISIIIGPEKDIPAPDVYTTPQIMAWIMDTYSMQKGYTIPGVVTGKPLAIGGSLGRDKATARGCLHVVNEALKELGRTPAGTRVAIQGFGNAGLHAAELMAADGYTIVAVSDSQGGVANPKGLDVPKLIAFKGETGTVVGFSGGQSCSNKEVLEYDCDVLVPAALEKVITAENAPRIKAKIIAEAANGPTLPEADAILFERGIMVLPDILANAGGVSVSYFEWVQDLQESFWEEDEINERLKRKMVRAFRETLEQAKRLKCDMRRGAYVVAVGRVAEATKLRGVYP